A portion of the Verrucomicrobiota bacterium genome contains these proteins:
- a CDS encoding DUF1501 domain-containing protein, which produces MKRADAHANRIGCPEFRRLLSIERRSFLKTGVLGLAGLGLSDLLRLDAKAAAAGRTISRENSVIILWMRGGPSQHETWDPKPEAPLEYRGEFGAIPTSVPGIQICDLLPMSARLMRKWSIIRSLHHVDAGHSSADQICFTGYPAAPEVPAEGPGNIMPSCGAIVAKQLGDKNPRLPAYVMIPKMVPGTGASYLGSRCSPFETIADPAREGAFKVPNLGFPVGISLQRLSGRRALLNGLDLLRREADRSRQMEAMDEFEQRAWEMLSGQAAREAFDLDAEPRAVRERYGFIPEFKAPTPDRCGVPAWSQRFLLARRLVEAGVRLVTVDVRWWDTHVQGFDTMRNGFLPRWDRAYSALIDDLDQRGLLDSTMVVAWGEFGRTPKVNAGAGRDHWPNVFSAAVAGGGIQGGRVIGSSDVKGAEPASDPKTPQDVLATIYRHLGIDTTAQYADHSGRPHPVLPSGSPIEELF; this is translated from the coding sequence ATGAAGCGCGCCGACGCCCACGCCAACCGAATCGGCTGTCCGGAATTTCGCCGCCTCCTGTCCATCGAGCGGCGCAGCTTTCTTAAAACAGGCGTGCTCGGCCTGGCGGGACTTGGTCTCTCAGATCTCCTCCGGCTTGATGCAAAGGCGGCCGCTGCCGGACGAACGATCTCACGGGAGAATTCCGTGATCATTCTCTGGATGCGGGGAGGGCCGAGCCAGCACGAAACCTGGGATCCGAAACCGGAGGCGCCTCTCGAGTATCGCGGAGAGTTTGGAGCCATCCCGACGAGTGTCCCCGGAATTCAGATTTGCGATCTGCTTCCGATGAGCGCGCGTCTCATGCGCAAATGGTCCATCATCCGCAGCCTCCATCACGTGGACGCCGGGCATTCGTCCGCCGATCAGATTTGCTTCACGGGCTATCCTGCAGCGCCGGAGGTCCCGGCTGAAGGACCGGGTAACATCATGCCCAGTTGCGGCGCCATTGTGGCGAAACAACTCGGCGACAAGAATCCTCGCCTCCCGGCCTATGTGATGATTCCGAAGATGGTGCCGGGAACGGGCGCCTCCTACCTGGGTTCGCGCTGCAGCCCATTCGAAACGATTGCCGATCCGGCCAGAGAGGGTGCCTTCAAAGTGCCGAACCTGGGTTTCCCCGTCGGCATCTCCCTGCAGCGTCTGAGCGGAAGACGCGCTCTGCTCAATGGACTCGACTTATTGCGGCGCGAAGCCGATCGCAGCCGCCAGATGGAAGCGATGGACGAATTCGAGCAGCGCGCCTGGGAAATGCTCTCCGGCCAGGCGGCGCGCGAAGCGTTCGACCTCGACGCGGAACCTCGCGCAGTGCGCGAGCGCTACGGATTTATTCCCGAGTTCAAGGCGCCAACTCCGGATCGATGCGGGGTGCCGGCGTGGAGCCAGCGTTTTCTGCTCGCTCGACGGCTGGTCGAAGCGGGCGTGCGGTTGGTAACCGTGGACGTTCGTTGGTGGGACACTCACGTGCAGGGCTTCGATACGATGCGGAATGGCTTCCTGCCGCGATGGGATCGCGCCTATAGCGCCCTCATTGACGATCTCGATCAACGCGGCTTGCTCGATTCCACGATGGTCGTCGCCTGGGGTGAATTCGGGCGAACGCCAAAAGTGAATGCCGGCGCGGGCCGCGATCACTGGCCGAACGTGTTCAGCGCGGCTGTGGCCGGCGGCGGAATTCAAGGCGGTCGAGTCATCGGATCCTCAGACGTAAAGGGCGCCGAACCGGCCTCTGACCCCAAGACACCCCAGGACGTTCTCGCGACCATCTATCGCCATCTGGGAATCGACACGACCGCTCAATATGCCGATCATTCGGGCCGCCCGCACCCGGTGCTCCCTTCCGGCAGCCCGATTGAAGAACTGTTTTGA